In Hwangdonia lutea, a single window of DNA contains:
- a CDS encoding thioredoxin domain-containing protein, which translates to MKRTVILSILLLNLLFSFSQTANKLITDEKGNELLLGEISKFDLTKNTFNTWFSKNYDDYLVNKGIAKQLKDSLNQYEIKAFLGTWCGDSKKEVPRFYKVLEAAKFPENQLQVIAVNSTKEAYKQSPDGEEKGLNIHRVPTFIFYKNGKEINRIVEHPKETFERDMLTIVSKNKYTPNYMAANYMYNLLNSKTINSLKMEESILVPRLAEFVKGSRELNTFGYSILRSNQIEKALYIFDLNTKIFPYKYNVYDSLGEAYFETKNYTEALKNYYKVLSLKPDDKNAREMVDKITKL; encoded by the coding sequence ATGAAACGAACCGTTATCTTATCCATCCTTTTACTTAATCTACTTTTTTCATTTTCCCAAACGGCAAATAAACTTATAACCGATGAAAAAGGAAATGAACTTTTATTGGGAGAAATCTCAAAATTTGACTTAACTAAAAACACATTCAACACTTGGTTTTCTAAAAATTACGACGATTATTTAGTTAATAAAGGCATTGCTAAGCAGTTAAAAGATTCGTTAAACCAATATGAAATTAAAGCTTTTTTAGGCACTTGGTGTGGCGATAGCAAAAAAGAAGTCCCTCGGTTTTATAAAGTTTTGGAAGCCGCGAAATTTCCTGAAAATCAATTGCAAGTTATTGCGGTCAATAGTACCAAAGAAGCTTATAAACAAAGTCCCGATGGCGAGGAAAAAGGGTTGAACATCCATCGGGTGCCAACCTTTATTTTCTATAAAAATGGTAAAGAAATCAATAGAATTGTTGAGCATCCCAAAGAAACTTTTGAGCGTGATATGTTGACTATTGTATCCAAAAACAAGTACACCCCAAATTATATGGCGGCCAATTATATGTACAACTTACTCAACTCAAAAACTATTAACAGTTTAAAAATGGAGGAATCTATTTTAGTGCCAAGACTGGCCGAATTTGTAAAAGGCAGTCGCGAATTAAATACTTTTGGTTACTCGATTTTACGCTCAAATCAAATAGAGAAAGCTTTGTATATTTTCGATTTGAACACCAAAATATTTCCCTATAAATACAATGTTTACGATAGTTTGGGCGAAGCTTATTTTGAAACAAAAAATTACACCGAAGCTTTAAAAAACTATTACAAAGTGTTGAGTTTAAAACCAGATGATAAAAATGCCAGAGAAATGGTTGATAAGATTACGAAGTTATAA
- a CDS encoding MutS-related protein: MDNPLAYYNNHLKIYKAKADKLYKRMTTLSLLRVIVFLSTGFGVYLSFGFWQLAVLILIIGIAIFAFLLSKHTDVKAQRNFNNALVSINEEELKIATGDFHSRNEGLQFQNPNHFYSLDIDLFGRGSFFQFINRTTINEGTKKLAEALLANDTDNIVLRQTAIKELSRKPKWRQQYSATSSLVSVETPAKDIINWLQHYKPFLPKMMRWFPLVFSLLSIAIFTLALFNLIDMVFIGYWLLIGLGITGIYVKKTNILSSNTDKVKDTFRQYASLLNRIENEDFTSELLKEKQQKIQSDTKKASAIFNELSKSLDALDNRNNLISAILGNGLFLSDIKNSYRIEQWIKQYADKVEDWFEVVSFFDAYNSLGGFAYNHPEFVFPEINTSQTVIKAEELGHPLLNKNKRVDSNLSIENEQFFIVTGANMAGKSTFLRTVSLHIVMANVGLPVCAKSSSYSPVKLITSMRTSDSLTDDSSYFFSELTRLKYIVDAIKTEPYFIVLDEILKGTNSTDKAIGSKKFVEKLVASNATGIIATHDLSLCEIEKELDDVKNYYFDAKIINDELHFDYTLKQGICQNMNASFLLKKMEIV; this comes from the coding sequence ATGGATAATCCTTTAGCATATTATAATAATCATTTAAAAATCTATAAAGCTAAAGCCGATAAGCTTTATAAACGCATGACAACTCTCAGCTTGCTTAGGGTCATCGTATTTTTATCCACCGGTTTTGGCGTGTATTTAAGTTTTGGTTTTTGGCAACTGGCGGTTTTAATTTTGATAATTGGCATTGCTATTTTTGCGTTTTTGCTTTCAAAACATACCGATGTTAAAGCGCAGCGAAACTTTAACAACGCATTGGTGTCCATTAATGAAGAGGAACTTAAAATAGCTACGGGCGATTTTCATAGCAGAAATGAAGGCTTGCAATTTCAAAACCCCAACCATTTCTATAGTTTGGATATCGATTTGTTTGGGCGTGGGTCGTTCTTTCAATTTATAAACCGTACCACCATTAACGAGGGAACCAAAAAATTAGCTGAAGCGTTGTTGGCAAATGATACCGATAACATTGTTTTACGGCAAACCGCGATTAAAGAATTGAGCCGTAAACCTAAGTGGCGCCAGCAGTATTCTGCAACATCAAGTTTGGTTTCTGTTGAAACTCCGGCAAAAGATATTATCAATTGGCTGCAACATTACAAACCGTTTTTACCAAAAATGATGCGCTGGTTTCCGTTGGTGTTTTCCTTGCTTTCCATTGCTATTTTCACATTGGCTTTGTTCAATCTTATTGATATGGTTTTTATAGGTTATTGGTTGCTTATTGGATTGGGCATTACGGGTATTTATGTTAAAAAAACCAATATACTTTCATCGAATACCGATAAGGTTAAAGACACTTTTCGTCAATATGCATCGCTTTTAAACCGTATTGAAAACGAGGATTTTACATCGGAGTTGTTGAAAGAAAAACAACAGAAAATTCAATCGGACACCAAAAAAGCATCAGCTATTTTTAATGAGCTTTCAAAATCTTTGGATGCCTTGGACAATCGGAATAATTTGATTTCAGCCATTTTGGGAAACGGATTATTTCTTTCCGATATAAAAAACAGCTACCGTATCGAGCAATGGATTAAACAATATGCCGATAAAGTTGAAGATTGGTTTGAGGTGGTTTCGTTTTTTGATGCCTACAATTCGCTTGGTGGTTTTGCATACAATCATCCAGAATTTGTGTTCCCGGAAATCAATACCTCTCAAACGGTTATAAAAGCAGAGGAGTTAGGGCATCCGCTACTCAATAAAAACAAACGGGTTGACAGTAATTTAAGCATTGAAAACGAACAGTTTTTTATTGTTACCGGCGCAAATATGGCTGGTAAAAGCACCTTTTTACGTACGGTATCTTTACATATTGTTATGGCCAATGTGGGCTTGCCCGTTTGTGCAAAATCCAGTAGTTATTCGCCTGTAAAATTGATAACAAGTATGCGGACTTCGGATTCTCTGACCGATGACAGTTCGTATTTCTTTTCAGAGTTAACCCGATTGAAATACATTGTGGATGCTATAAAAACCGAACCGTACTTTATTGTTTTGGATGAAATTTTAAAAGGCACAAACAGCACCGATAAAGCCATTGGATCTAAAAAATTTGTAGAAAAGCTGGTCGCATCAAACGCTACGGGTATTATCGCTACACATGATTTAAGTTTGTGCGAGATTGAAAAGGAACTCGACGACGTGAAAAATTATTATTTTGATGCCAAAATTATAAACGATGAACTTCACTTTGATTATACCTTAAAACAAGGTATTTGCCAAAATATGAATGCGTCTTTTTTATTAAAGAAAATGGAGATTGTTTAA
- a CDS encoding zinc metallopeptidase codes for MIGYYILIGAIALVSWLVSSTLKRKFEKYSKVQLRNGMSGAEIAEKMLADHGIYDVEVISTPGRLTDHYNPKNKTVNLSEAVYNQRNAAAAAVAAHECGHAVQHAQAYEWLKMRSALVPVVSVTSGMSQWLIIGGLILGGAAGLGLGWWVAVAGVVMMGFATLFSFITLPVEYDASNRALAWLKNKNMVSQQEYAGSEDALKWAARTYLVAAIGALATLLYWALQVFGGSRD; via the coding sequence ATGATAGGATATTATATATTAATCGGGGCGATTGCTTTGGTGAGTTGGTTGGTAAGCAGTACGCTAAAGCGGAAATTTGAGAAGTACTCCAAAGTACAATTGCGCAATGGAATGAGCGGTGCCGAAATTGCCGAAAAAATGCTGGCAGACCACGGTATTTACGACGTTGAGGTTATTTCGACCCCGGGGCGTTTAACCGACCATTATAACCCTAAAAACAAAACGGTTAATTTAAGCGAGGCAGTTTACAACCAGCGAAATGCGGCTGCGGCTGCGGTTGCGGCGCACGAATGTGGGCATGCCGTACAGCATGCGCAGGCTTACGAGTGGCTTAAAATGCGTTCTGCTTTAGTACCCGTAGTAAGTGTAACTTCGGGCATGTCGCAATGGCTCATTATTGGTGGTTTAATACTTGGTGGTGCAGCAGGCTTAGGTTTAGGCTGGTGGGTTGCGGTTGCCGGTGTAGTGATGATGGGGTTTGCAACCTTATTTAGCTTTATTACCTTACCGGTTGAGTACGATGCCAGTAACCGCGCTTTGGCATGGCTAAAAAACAAAAATATGGTATCGCAACAGGAGTACGCAGGTTCGGAAGATGCCTTAAAATGGGCAGCACGAACCTATTTAGTTGCCGCTATTGGCGCTTTGGCAACCTTGTTGTATTGGGCGCTACAAGTGTTTGGTGGTAGCCGCGATTAA
- a CDS encoding SemiSWEET family sugar transporter, which produces MDYIEFIGFAAAILTTAAFLPQVFKTWQTKDVSGLSLPMLIMFFVGVALWLVYALFINSPSMIAANAITIISAFLLIYFKVKYN; this is translated from the coding sequence ATGGATTACATAGAATTTATAGGTTTTGCAGCAGCCATTTTAACTACCGCTGCTTTTTTGCCACAAGTGTTTAAAACGTGGCAAACCAAAGACGTTTCGGGGTTGTCGTTACCCATGCTTATTATGTTTTTTGTGGGCGTCGCATTATGGTTGGTTTATGCCTTGTTTATTAATAGTCCATCGATGATTGCCGCTAACGCGATAACGATTATTTCGGCGTTTTTGTTAATCTATTTTAAGGTGAAATATAATTAG
- a CDS encoding leucine--tRNA ligase, producing MKYDFNKIEEKWQKYWAENQTFKAVNGSDKPKYYVLDMFPYPSGAGLHVGHPLGYIASDIYARYKRHQGFNVLHPQGYDSFGLPAEQYAIQTGQHPAITTAENIKTYRRQLDQIGFSFDWSREVRTSDPNYYKWTQWIFIQLFNSWYNNDSDKAEDISELIKLFEAEGNATVNAVCDDNIELFTAVDWNAFDTVKQQQILLQYRLTYLAETEVNWCPALGTVLANDEIVNGVSERGGHPVIRKKMTQWSMRISAYAERLLQGLDKIDWTDALKESQRNWIGKSVGASVSFNVLPKNENENVTLSAVEGSHKIDVFTTRPDTIFGVSFMTLAPEHELVSQITTPEQKAEVDAYVEATAKRSERDRMADVKTISGVFTGAYAEHPFTKEPIPIWIGDYVLAGYGTGAVMSVPCGDQRDYDFAKHFNIPIPNIFDGVDISEEAFSDKEKTVIGNSDFLNGLNYKKATKRVIYELEKIKQGEGKTNYRLRDAVFSRQRYWGEPFPVYYVNGMPQMIDTAHLPIKLPEVEKYLPTETGEPPLGNATKWAWCTKTNKVVSNEMLKQVQHDKKEQDVTLSAVEGSQHNGVYPLELNTMPGWAGSSWYFNRYMDAHNENEFASKEALNYWKDVDLYIGGSEHATGHLLYARFWQKFLFDKGLVPVDEFAKKLINQGMILGTSAFVKVSSSFSIEDKLNRFSKVKLSLKSPILFSDFNFSDYPDDGDYFKELYSLILKLSSIKDKEFLLKSFDNNIVIQNLEFSRSYNIPVDCVGPGAKVDLKKLKAWEMFHSILGKAQLVEGFDLFADFDVEKMSKSKYNVVNPDDIVSDYGADSLRLYEMFLGPLEQYKPWKTAGITGVHSFLKKLWKLYADDNGLKVNDAEPSKESLKTLHKTIKKVQEDIESFSFNTSVSTFMIAVNELTAQKCTSKDILEPLLILISPYAPHIAEELWHQLGHAESISTAAFPKFEEKHLVESSKNYPISFNGKMRFTMELPLDMSKEDIEKAVLAHEKTKDQLQGREPKKVIVVPGKIVNIVG from the coding sequence ATGAAATACGATTTCAATAAAATCGAAGAAAAGTGGCAAAAATATTGGGCAGAAAACCAAACTTTTAAAGCCGTAAACGGTAGCGACAAACCAAAATATTATGTGTTGGATATGTTTCCCTATCCAAGTGGTGCGGGCTTGCACGTTGGGCATCCCTTGGGTTATATCGCCTCGGATATTTATGCGCGTTACAAGCGCCACCAAGGGTTTAATGTATTGCATCCGCAAGGGTACGATAGCTTTGGTTTGCCGGCTGAACAATATGCGATTCAAACCGGGCAACATCCTGCAATCACTACTGCTGAAAACATAAAAACTTATCGCCGTCAACTCGATCAAATCGGGTTTTCGTTCGATTGGTCGCGTGAAGTAAGAACTTCCGACCCCAATTATTATAAATGGACGCAATGGATTTTTATCCAATTGTTCAATTCGTGGTACAATAACGACAGCGATAAAGCTGAAGATATTTCAGAATTGATAAAGCTTTTTGAAGCTGAAGGAAACGCAACAGTAAATGCTGTATGCGATGATAATATCGAATTATTTACTGCGGTCGATTGGAATGCTTTCGACACGGTAAAACAGCAACAGATATTATTGCAATACCGTTTAACCTATTTAGCCGAAACCGAAGTGAATTGGTGTCCCGCTTTAGGAACCGTTTTAGCAAACGATGAGATTGTTAATGGGGTTTCAGAACGTGGCGGGCATCCGGTAATCCGTAAAAAAATGACCCAATGGAGTATGCGTATATCGGCTTATGCAGAGCGTTTGCTACAAGGTTTGGATAAAATTGATTGGACAGATGCTTTAAAAGAAAGCCAACGCAACTGGATTGGAAAATCGGTTGGAGCGAGTGTGTCGTTTAACGTTTTGCCCAAAAATGAAAACGAGAATGTCACCCTGAGCGCAGTTGAAGGGTCCCATAAAATAGATGTATTCACGACCAGACCCGACACCATTTTCGGAGTCAGTTTCATGACGCTTGCACCAGAGCACGAATTGGTATCGCAAATTACAACACCTGAGCAAAAAGCTGAGGTGGACGCTTATGTTGAAGCCACGGCAAAACGTAGCGAACGCGATAGAATGGCCGATGTAAAAACCATTTCGGGCGTGTTTACGGGTGCTTATGCCGAACATCCATTTACAAAAGAACCTATTCCTATTTGGATTGGCGATTACGTGTTGGCAGGCTATGGTACAGGTGCGGTAATGTCGGTGCCTTGTGGCGATCAGCGTGATTACGATTTTGCAAAACATTTTAATATTCCAATTCCAAATATTTTTGATGGGGTAGATATTTCTGAAGAAGCATTTTCAGATAAAGAAAAAACCGTAATTGGAAACAGCGATTTCCTTAACGGATTAAACTATAAAAAAGCCACCAAACGCGTTATATACGAATTGGAAAAAATTAAACAGGGCGAAGGAAAAACCAATTACCGTTTGCGCGATGCGGTGTTTTCGCGACAGCGTTATTGGGGCGAGCCGTTTCCCGTATATTATGTAAACGGGATGCCACAAATGATTGATACGGCACATTTACCAATAAAACTGCCCGAAGTTGAAAAATACTTACCCACCGAAACTGGCGAACCACCATTGGGGAACGCCACAAAGTGGGCTTGGTGTACTAAAACAAACAAAGTGGTTTCTAATGAGATGCTGAAACAAGTTCAGCATGACAAAAAGGAGCAGGATGTCACCCTGAGCGCAGTCGAAGGGTCTCAACACAATGGCGTTTACCCTCTCGAATTAAACACCATGCCCGGGTGGGCAGGAAGCTCGTGGTATTTTAACCGCTATATGGATGCCCATAACGAAAACGAATTTGCAAGTAAAGAAGCACTAAACTATTGGAAGGACGTCGATTTGTACATTGGTGGCAGCGAGCATGCCACAGGGCATTTACTGTACGCGCGTTTTTGGCAGAAATTTTTGTTTGATAAAGGTTTGGTGCCCGTTGATGAGTTTGCCAAAAAACTGATTAACCAGGGGATGATTTTGGGGACTAGTGCTTTTGTTAAAGTGTCAAGCTCATTTTCAATTGAAGATAAATTAAATAGATTTTCTAAGGTGAAATTGAGTTTAAAATCACCAATTCTTTTTTCAGATTTTAATTTTTCAGATTATCCAGATGATGGAGATTATTTTAAAGAACTTTATAGTTTAATTTTAAAGCTATCTTCAATAAAAGACAAAGAGTTTCTTTTAAAATCTTTTGATAATAATATTGTAATTCAAAACTTAGAGTTTTCCCGAAGTTATAATATACCTGTAGATTGTGTTGGCCCCGGAGCAAAAGTTGATTTGAAGAAGTTAAAAGCATGGGAAATGTTTCATTCAATATTAGGCAAGGCGCAGTTGGTAGAGGGGTTTGATTTGTTTGCCGATTTTGACGTCGAAAAAATGTCGAAATCCAAATACAACGTTGTTAATCCAGATGATATTGTTTCAGATTACGGCGCGGATTCTTTACGTTTATACGAAATGTTCCTCGGCCCGTTGGAGCAATACAAACCTTGGAAAACTGCTGGTATTACGGGTGTGCATTCCTTCCTAAAAAAGCTTTGGAAATTGTATGCCGATGATAACGGACTTAAAGTTAATGATGCTGAACCATCAAAAGAGTCTTTAAAAACACTGCACAAAACCATTAAAAAAGTACAGGAAGATATTGAGAGTTTTTCATTTAATACCTCGGTGTCTACTTTTATGATTGCGGTTAACGAGTTAACGGCTCAAAAATGTACATCAAAAGACATACTCGAACCGCTCTTGATTTTAATCTCGCCGTATGCGCCGCATATTGCCGAGGAATTATGGCATCAATTGGGGCATGCCGAGTCGATTTCAACTGCGGCATTCCCGAAATTCGAGGAAAAGCACTTGGTAGAAAGCAGTAAAAATTACCCCATTTCGTTTAACGGTAAAATGCGCTTTACCATGGAATTGCCTTTGGATATGAGTAAAGAAGACATTGAAAAAGCGGTATTGGCACACGAGAAAACCAAGGACCAATTACAAGGGCGCGAACCCAAAAAAGTGATTGTGGTACCCGGAAAAATCGTGAATATTGTGGGGTAG
- a CDS encoding cell division protein FtsX: MSTSFEKHQKRRLISSYFSVVLSIALVLFLLGLLGMLILNAKKVSDHFKEQVVLTIYLKENAKDVEVKQLEKSLAMADYVKSTEYVSKEQAAEFMKAENGEDFMDFVGYNPLQNSIDVHLKADFVTSEHLEKISAEALNKNFVDEVTYDNDLVNLMNDNVKKISFWVLVISGIFTLIAVLLINSSIRLAVYSKRFTIKTMQMVGATKRFIRRPFVWKSVRLGIIGAILALIGMAVVLFYLNKSFTELELLSNPVLMGALFVFIFALGIIITWISTHFATQRFLNLKTDQLYY; this comes from the coding sequence ATGAGTACATCTTTCGAAAAACACCAAAAACGCAGACTTATTTCTTCCTATTTTTCGGTGGTACTAAGCATTGCACTGGTATTGTTTTTATTGGGTTTATTGGGCATGCTTATTTTAAATGCCAAAAAGGTGTCTGATCATTTTAAAGAGCAGGTCGTATTAACCATTTACCTAAAAGAAAACGCCAAAGATGTTGAAGTAAAACAGCTTGAAAAAAGTTTGGCGATGGCAGATTATGTAAAATCGACCGAATATGTTTCGAAAGAACAGGCTGCCGAATTTATGAAAGCTGAAAACGGTGAGGATTTTATGGATTTTGTGGGTTACAACCCCTTGCAAAATTCCATCGATGTGCATTTAAAAGCCGATTTTGTAACCTCAGAGCATCTTGAAAAAATTTCCGCGGAAGCGTTAAATAAAAACTTTGTTGATGAAGTGACTTACGATAACGACCTTGTTAATTTGATGAACGACAACGTTAAAAAAATAAGTTTTTGGGTATTGGTAATTAGCGGTATTTTTACCTTAATCGCGGTATTGCTTATTAATAGTTCGATACGATTGGCAGTGTATTCTAAACGATTTACCATTAAAACCATGCAAATGGTTGGCGCTACAAAACGATTTATTCGTCGTCCATTTGTTTGGAAAAGCGTTCGTCTGGGCATTATTGGCGCGATTTTGGCATTAATTGGTATGGCTGTTGTTTTGTTTTATCTCAATAAATCATTTACCGAATTGGAGTTGTTAAGCAATCCTGTTTTAATGGGCGCATTGTTTGTTTTTATTTTTGCTTTAGGCATTATCATTACATGGATAAGCACGCATTTTGCAACCCAGCGTTTTTTAAATTTGAAAACCGACCAACTGTATTATTAG
- a CDS encoding DUF3098 domain-containing protein produces the protein MGDKKRKENSKFVFVFGKKNYKFMFIGLAFIALGFILMAGGGSDDPNVFNPEIFSWRRIRLAPTLVLIGFGIEMYAILLNPDKSKSKK, from the coding sequence ATGGGAGATAAAAAACGTAAAGAAAACTCGAAATTTGTTTTTGTTTTTGGAAAGAAAAACTATAAATTCATGTTTATTGGTTTAGCGTTTATTGCGCTTGGTTTTATTTTAATGGCCGGTGGCGGTAGCGACGACCCCAATGTTTTTAATCCTGAAATTTTTAGTTGGCGACGCATCCGGTTGGCACCAACCTTAGTTTTGATTGGGTTTGGTATTGAAATGTATGCTATTTTATTGAATCCCGATAAATCAAAATCCAAAAAATAA
- a CDS encoding undecaprenyl-diphosphate phosphatase, which translates to MDIIDAIILGIIQGLTEFLPVSSSGHLELGKAILGDNSVPEESLLFTVVLHFATALSTMVVFRKDILDILKGLLKFQWNEDLQFVSKIVVSMIPAAVIGYTYESQFAELFGGNIKLVGFMLIITALLLYLADKAKDTDKKVSFQNAFIIGISQAIAMLPGISRSGATISTSVLLGNDKTKAARFSFLMVVPLIFGKIAKDVLSGDISMESHNITTLSVGFVAAFVAGLFACTWMIALVKKSKLSYFAVYCAIVGVIAIIFSVLNS; encoded by the coding sequence ATGGATATAATCGACGCAATCATCCTTGGCATTATTCAAGGGCTTACCGAATTTTTACCGGTTTCTTCAAGTGGTCATTTAGAACTGGGGAAAGCCATTTTAGGTGATAATTCCGTACCTGAAGAAAGCTTGTTGTTTACCGTGGTTTTGCATTTTGCAACTGCGTTAAGTACCATGGTTGTTTTTAGAAAAGATATTTTAGACATCCTAAAAGGACTTTTAAAATTTCAATGGAACGAAGATTTACAGTTTGTTAGTAAAATTGTGGTTTCTATGATTCCTGCGGCTGTAATTGGTTACACCTACGAATCCCAATTTGCCGAGTTATTTGGCGGCAACATTAAACTTGTTGGCTTTATGCTTATTATCACGGCACTTTTACTTTATTTGGCAGACAAGGCCAAAGACACCGATAAAAAGGTATCTTTTCAAAACGCCTTTATCATTGGTATTTCTCAAGCTATTGCCATGTTACCCGGAATTTCACGTTCTGGTGCAACAATTTCAACATCGGTATTGTTGGGGAACGATAAAACCAAAGCAGCCCGTTTTTCATTTTTAATGGTGGTGCCGTTAATATTCGGAAAAATCGCCAAAGATGTTTTAAGCGGAGACATTTCGATGGAAAGCCATAATATCACAACGCTTTCTGTGGGGTTCGTCGCGGCATTTGTGGCGGGTCTATTCGCCTGTACTTGGATGATTGCCTTGGTTAAAAAAAGCAAACTATCCTATTTTGCCGTGTATTGTGCTATTGTTGGCGTTATTGCTATTATTTTTTCCGTGCTAAACTCATAA
- the truB gene encoding tRNA pseudouridine(55) synthase TruB, producing the protein MISKEAYLSGQVLLIDKPLHWTSFQVVNKLRWEIRQAFNIKKIKVGHAGTLDPLATGLLVICTGKMTKQIDTFQGQIKEYTGTFVLGSTTPSFDLETEINETFPTDHITEDLIHKTTEQFVGEIEQFPPVFSALKKDGKRLYEYARSGESVDIKARTVSIQEFEITNIDAIDGDTDSINIDFRVVCSKGTYIRSLANDFGQALQSGAHLSSLRRTRIGAFHVADAVSIETFITYLKG; encoded by the coding sequence ATGATTTCGAAAGAAGCCTATCTTTCCGGACAAGTTTTACTTATTGATAAGCCGTTGCATTGGACCTCGTTTCAAGTGGTTAATAAACTCCGTTGGGAAATCCGTCAGGCCTTCAACATTAAAAAAATAAAAGTCGGTCACGCCGGCACCTTAGACCCTTTAGCTACAGGTTTATTAGTGATTTGCACGGGGAAAATGACCAAGCAAATCGATACCTTTCAAGGCCAAATAAAGGAGTACACGGGCACCTTTGTTTTAGGAAGCACAACACCTTCCTTTGATTTGGAAACCGAGATAAATGAAACATTTCCAACGGATCACATTACCGAAGATCTAATCCATAAAACCACGGAACAGTTTGTTGGTGAGATTGAGCAATTTCCACCGGTATTTTCAGCCTTAAAAAAGGATGGAAAACGTTTATACGAATATGCGAGATCTGGCGAATCGGTTGATATTAAAGCAAGAACTGTAAGCATTCAAGAATTTGAAATCACTAATATCGATGCCATAGATGGTGATACCGACTCCATAAATATCGACTTTAGAGTTGTTTGCAGCAAAGGCACATATATCCGTTCTTTAGCCAACGATTTTGGACAAGCATTGCAGTCTGGTGCACATTTATCATCACTCCGAAGAACAAGAATTGGAGCCTTTCATGTTGCCGATGCCGTTTCAATTGAAACCTTCATTACATACCTAAAAGGCTAA
- a CDS encoding energy transducer TonB family protein yields the protein MNSDLNLTNQHKALLITLLLAGTVVLSIFNLSLKKQSEFISESYYEMEPEEELTEEEIKILEALENLNASKAETNKAFNETSNNKQFAQAYKPIAPPEDYVPKNSGAPEQNNAFKKVYESSDDSKLNTEELSSFSKVNDLLKKQQDEGANTKSTISYSLVDRKKIYIPIPVYLCEIGGKIVINITVNAQGDVTDAYVNSSSSTSNECLVEHALEYAKNAQFSTDTSKKSQIGSITFNFIGKR from the coding sequence ATGAACTCAGATTTGAACCTAACAAATCAACATAAAGCCCTACTTATTACCTTGCTTTTAGCGGGCACCGTGGTACTTTCTATTTTCAATTTAAGCCTTAAAAAACAAAGTGAATTTATTTCTGAAAGTTACTATGAAATGGAGCCCGAAGAAGAACTCACCGAAGAAGAAATAAAAATACTTGAAGCCTTAGAAAACTTAAATGCCAGTAAGGCAGAAACCAATAAAGCCTTTAACGAAACCAGCAACAACAAACAGTTTGCCCAGGCCTATAAACCCATTGCGCCACCTGAGGATTATGTGCCAAAAAACAGCGGTGCACCCGAGCAAAATAACGCTTTTAAAAAAGTATATGAGAGCTCTGATGATTCTAAATTAAATACCGAAGAACTCTCGTCGTTTAGCAAAGTAAACGACTTGTTAAAAAAACAGCAAGACGAGGGCGCCAACACCAAAAGCACCATCAGCTATTCGTTAGTAGACCGAAAAAAAATATACATTCCAATTCCGGTTTACCTCTGTGAAATTGGCGGTAAAATTGTTATAAACATTACCGTTAATGCCCAAGGCGATGTAACCGATGCCTATGTAAACTCGTCTTCATCCACATCAAACGAATGCTTGGTTGAACACGCATTGGAGTATGCAAAAAACGCTCAGTTTAGCACCGATACTTCTAAAAAAAGCCAAATAGGTTCTATTACATTTAACTTTATTGGCAAACGGTAG
- a CDS encoding thioredoxin family protein has translation MDSIIKNSLKNSMSYAEYRNLVKQLVVDNSTTGDDKSEAMVDYTKLNDRRMNRWDKTIKISENAKKRIESFEENMTWLLLTESWCGDAAHVVPAINKVAELNDHIDLRIVLRDDNPDLMNAFLTNGGRAIPKLIIVENATGNVVNTFGPRPTEATNYVNRFKAKYGTLTPEFKEDLQHWYNNDKGQNVINDLTELLCELQPTVCQ, from the coding sequence ATGGATTCTATTATAAAAAATAGTTTAAAAAATAGCATGTCGTATGCCGAATACAGAAATTTGGTAAAGCAGTTGGTTGTAGATAATTCGACCACTGGAGACGATAAAAGTGAAGCAATGGTTGACTATACCAAGCTTAACGACAGACGGATGAACCGCTGGGATAAAACCATAAAAATTTCGGAGAATGCTAAAAAAAGAATAGAGTCTTTTGAAGAAAATATGACCTGGTTGCTACTTACCGAAAGCTGGTGTGGCGATGCGGCTCATGTAGTGCCTGCCATAAATAAGGTGGCCGAATTAAACGACCATATTGATTTAAGAATTGTACTTCGTGATGACAATCCAGATTTAATGAATGCCTTTTTAACCAATGGTGGAAGGGCAATTCCGAAGTTAATCATTGTTGAAAATGCAACAGGTAATGTTGTAAATACTTTTGGGCCTCGACCAACTGAAGCCACAAACTATGTGAATAGATTTAAAGCAAAATACGGCACATTAACTCCAGAATTTAAAGAAGATTTACAGCATTGGTATAATAACGATAAGGGACAAAATGTAATAAATGATCTTACCGAATTGCTGTGCGAATTACAGCCTACCGTTTGCCAATAA